In Cellulomonas sp. JZ18, the DNA window CGCGCATGGTCGACGTCGCACCCGGGCTCGACCGGTTCGAGGCCCGCCTGGTGCCCGACGCCGAGGGCGACTGGACGTTCCGCGTCGAGGGCTGGTCCGACCCCTACGGCACGTGGTCGCACGACGCCGCGATCAAGGTCGAGGCCGGCGTCGACGTCGAGCTCATGCTCACCGAGGGCGCACGCGTGCTGCGCCGCGCCGCGGACCGCGCCGGGGACGACGCGATGCCCCAGGCCGACGCCCGCACGCTCCTCGACGCCGTCGCGGCGCTCGAGGACACCGGCCGTCCCCCGGCGGCGCGGCTCGCGGCGGCCCTCGCCCCCGAGGTGCGGGCCGCCCTGGCCCGGACCCCGCTGCGCGACCTGGTGACGTCCTCGCGCGCGTACCCGCTGACGGTGCACCGCCCGCTCGCGCTCGCGGGCGCCTGGTACGAGATGTTCCCGCGCTCGCACGGCGCGACCTACGACGAGGCGACGGGCGAGTGGCGCTCCGGGACGCTGCGCACGGCCGCGGAGGAGCTGCCGCGCATCGCGTCCATGGGCTTCGACGTCGTGTACCTGACGCCGATCCACCCGATCGGCACCGCGCACCGCAAGGGGCGCAACAACGCGCTCACGGCGGAGCCCGGCGACCCCGGCTCGCCGTACGCGATCGGCTCGCCCGACGGCGGGCACGACGCGATCGAGCCGTCCCTCGGCACGTTCGAGGACTTCGACGCGTTCGTCGCGCGCGCCCGCGGGCTCGGCATGGAGGTGGCGCTCGACCTGGCGCTGCAGGCGTCGCCGGACCACCCGTGGGTGCGCGAGCACCCCGAGTGGTTCACGACGCGGGCCGACGGGTCCATCGCCTACGCCGAGAACCCGCCGAAGAAGTACCAGGACATCTACCCCCTCAACTTCGACAACGACCCCGAGGGGATCTACGCCGAGATCCGCCGGGTCGTGCAGGTCTGGATCGACCACGGGGTGACGCTGTTCCGGGTCGACAACCCGCACACCAAGCCGCTGTCGTTCTGGCAGCGCCTGCTGGCGGACGTCCACCGCGACCACCCCGAGGTGATCTGGCTGTCCGAGGCGTTCACGCGGCCGGCCATGATGCTCACCCTCGCCAAGATCGGCTTCCACCAGTCGTACACGTACTTCACGTGGCGGAACACGAAGGCCGAGCTCGAGGAGTACCTCGCGGAGGTCGGCGGCGAGCAGGGCGCGTGGATGCGGCCGAGCTTCTGGCCCACGACGCACGACATCCTGCCCCCGTACCTGCAGGCGACGGGCACGACGGGCTTCGCGGTCCGCGCGGTGCTCGCCGCGCTCGGGTCGCCCACGTGGGGCGTCTACTCCGGCTACGAGCTCGTGGAGAACGTGCCGCGCCCCGGCGTCGAGGAGCAGATCGACAACGAGAAGTACGAGTTCCGGCCGCGCGACTGGTCGCGCGGCGACGACCTCGGCATCGCGCTGCTGATCGGCCGCCTCAACGAGATCCGCCGGGCGCACCCCGCGCTGCAGCAGCTGCGCGACGTGCGGGTGCACCCGACGACGGACGACGCGCTGGTGTGCTTCTCGCGCCACCTCGACGCGGCGCACTCCCCCACGGGCCGGGCCGACACGGTCGTGGTCGTCGTCAACCTCGACACGTGGAACGCGCGCGAGGGCGTCGTCGAGCTGGACCTCGCGGCGTTCGGCCTGCCGACGGACCGCGCCGTGGTGGCGCACGACGTGCTCTCGCAGGAGACGTACGCCTGGACGTCGCACCCGTACGTGCGGCTCGACCCGTCCGTCCGCGTGGCCCACGTCGTGCACCTGCAGCACCCCGGCGAGGTCGCGTGAGCACCGACGCCCGCCCGGCCGGCAGCGGTCCGGCCCCGGGCGAGACGACCGCGCGCGCGGACGGGACCTCGGCCCGTGCCGGCGTCGCGACGGCCCCGCACCGCGAGCCGCCGCCCACCACGGGCGCGATCGCGCTGCGGGGCCTGCCCGAGCGGCGCCAGCCGGCCGTGCCGGAGCCGGCCGGCCGCGACGGCCGCGACGACGACCCGGACTGGTACCGCACGGCCGTGTTCTACGAGGTCATGCTGCGCACGTTCTCCGACTCCTCGGGGCACGGCAGCGGTGACCTGCAGGGCCTCGTGCAGCGCCTGGACTACCTGCAGTGGCTGGGCGTGGACTGCCTGTGGCTGCCGCCGTTCTACCCCTCGCCCATGCGCGACGGCGGGTACGACGTGTCCGACTACACGGCCGTCGCACCGCAGTACGGCACGATCGACGACTTCCGCACGCTCGTGCAGGAGGTCCACCGGCGGGGCATGCGGATCGTCGTCGACCTCGTCATGAACCACACGAGCGACCAGCACCCGTGGTTCCAGGCGTCGCGCTCGGACCCCGAGGGCCCGTACGGGGACTTCTACGTGTGGAGCGACGACAACACGCGCTACCAGGACGCGCGGATCATCTTCGTCGACACCGAGACGTCCAACTGGACCTTCGACCCCGTGCGCCGCCAGTACTTCTGGCACCGGTTCTTCTCCCACCAGCCGGACCTGAACTTCGAGAACCCGCGCGTGGTGGAGGCGATGTTCGACGTCGCGCGGTTCTGGCTGAACCTCGGGGTCGACGGGTTCCGCCTCGACGCCGTGCCGTACCTGTTCGAGGCCGAGGGCACGAACTGCGAGAACCTCCCCGAGACGCACCGGTTCCTCGCGGACCTGCGGCGCATGATCGACACCGAGTTCCCGGGCCGGATCATGCTGGCGGAGGCGAACCAGTGGCCGGAGGACGTCGTGCACTACTACGGCACCGAGGAGGCGCCGGAGTGCCACATGTGCTTCCACTTCCCGGTCATGCCGCGCATCTTCTACGCGCTGCGCGACCAGCGGGCGACGCAGATCGTCGACATCCTCGCCGACACCCCGCCGATCCCGACGTCGGGCGGGCAGTGGAGCACCTTCCTGCGCAACCACGACGAGCTCACGCTCGAGATGGTCTCCACCGAGGAGCGCGCGTCGATGTACGGGTGGTACGCGCCGGACTCGCGCATGCGCGCGAACGTCGGCATCCGCCGCCGGCTCGCCCCGCTGCTCGACAACTCGCGCAAGGAGATCGAGCTCGCGCACGCGCTGCTGCTCTCGCTGCCGGGCAGCCCCTGCCTGTACTACGGCGACGAGATCGGCATGGGCGACAACATCTGGCTGCCGGACCGCGACGCGGTGCGCACCCCGATGCAGTGGACGCCGGACCGCAACGCGGGCTTCTCGGTCGCGGACCCCGGCAAGCTCTACCTGCCGGTGGTCCAGTCGCTCGTCTACCACTACGGCAACATCAACGTGGAGAGCCAGCTCGCGCAGCCGACGTCGCTGCTGCACTGGGTGCACGGCATGCTCGCCGTGCGCCGGCGGCACCGGGCGCTGGGGCTCGGCTCGTTCCAGATCGTGCCCTCGGAGAACGACGCCGTGCTCACGTTCCTGCGCCGCACGCAGGAGCAGACGATGCTCGTCGTCGCGAACCTCGCCGCGACAGCGCGCGCGACCACGGTCTCGCTGCCGGAGCACGCGGGCTGGCACCTGCGCGACGTGTTCGGCGGCGCGGCGTTCCCCGACGTGCGGCCGGACGGCACCGCGACGTTCACGCTGGGCTCGCGCGACTTCTACTGGCTGGAGCTGACCGCACCGTGATCCTCGACGCCCGCCGCCCGGACGCCCACGACGACGCCGTGGTCGCGCTGCTGCGCGACTGGCTGCCCGAGCGGCGCTGGTACCCCGTGAAGGGCGCCGAGGCGGAGCTGACGTGCGTCGCGACGGTCGACCTGGCGGACGACGTGCGCGTGCTCCTCGTGCGCGCGCGGGCCGGGTCGGTGGACGTCGTGCTCCAGGTCCCGGTCGTGCTCGTGCCCGGTGCGGCGGGGGGCCCGGCGTCGGTCGTCGGCGCGCTCGGCGACAGCACGGTGCTCGACGGCGCGGGGCACCCGTCGTTCCTCGCGGCCTGGCTCGCGCACGCGGACGGGCCCGGCGCCGACGTCGACGTCACGGCCGCCCGGGTCGTCACCGGCGAGCAGTCGAACACGTCGGTGGTGCTGCCGGACCGGGCCACCGGCGCGCCCCTCGGGATCCTCAAGGTCCTGCGCACGGTCGCCGCGGGCGAGAACCCGGACATCGACGTGCCGCGACGCCTCACGGAGCAGGGCTGGGACGGCGTGCCGGAGCCGCTCGCGTGGGCGCAGGTCCGCTGGACCACCGCGGACGGCGGACCGGCCGTGGGCTACCTCGGCGTCATGAGCGCGTTCGTGCCCGGTGCGGAGGACGGCTTCGAGCTGGCGTGCGCGTGGGCGCGCGAGGGCAGGCCGTTCGGCGAGGCGGCGCGCGAGCTCGGGGAGGTGGTCGCGGGCATGCACGCGGCGCTGGCCGAGGCGTTCGGCACGACGGACGACGCCGCGGGCCCGGCGACGGTGGCCGGTGCGCTGACGACGCGCCTCGCGTGGGCCACCGCGGCGGTGCCCCGGGTCGCTGAGCGGGCCGACGCCGTGCGGGCCGTCGCCGCGCAGGTCGCGGCGCTGCCCACCGCTCCCCCGCGCCAGCGGGTGCACGGGGACCTGCACCTGGGGCAGGTGCTGCGCTCGCGCGGGCGCTGGTTCGTCATCGACTTCGAGGGCGAGCCGCTCGCCCCCCTCGCCGAGCGCACGCGCCCCGACCTCGCCCTGCGCGACGTGGCCGGCGTGCTGCGGTCCTTCGACTACGCGGCGGCAGTGGGCGGCCTGACGGGGCCGCCGGCGCAGGCGTGGACGGCGGACGCGCGCGACGGCTTCCTCGCCGGCTACGCGGCCGCCGCGCCGTCGGGCGTCGACGACGCCACGCGGGCGCTGCTGCTGCGCGCGCTCGAGCTGGACAAGACGCTGTACGAGGTCGTCTACGAGGCGCGCAACCGTCCGACGTGGGCACCCATCCCCGAGGCGGGGCTGGACCGGCTCCTGCCCTGAGCAGCGCCCGCCCGACCTTCCGACCCGCCCCCGCTGCCGCCCGGGATGCCGCCCGGGTTGCCGCCGGCCGAGGGCGGCGCGGCACGCGGAGCGGGGGCTCTCATGCGCCGGTCGGCAGGTCCGTGAGCGTCTCGACGACCATGCGCGTGCCGACCTGGCGCGGTGCGAGCTCGCTCTGCAGCACGAGCGCGGCCCCGCCGACGGCCGCCGCCTCCGACGCGTGCGTCGAGATGGTGACGCGCACCGGGTGCGCCCCGCGCGCGAAGAACCCGCGCGCGAGCCGCTCCTGCACGGCGGGCAGGTACAGCGAGCCCGCGAGCGCGAAGGACGGCCCCGTGAGGACGACGAGGTCGAGGTCGAGCACGTTCGCGAGCGTCTGCGCGGCGACCCCGAGGTACTCGGCGGACGCGCGCAGCAGGCGCATCGGCTCGGCCTCGCCGCGGGCGGCGGCGCGCGCGAGGGCGGCGAAGTCCTCGGACACGCCGCGGCCGGGAAGCGCGACGCCGGCCGCGGTGGCCTGCGCGACGACGGCGGCGGGGCCGGCGAACGCCTCGACGCAGCCGCGGCTGCCGCACCAGCACTCGGGCCCGTCGAGCGCGACGCACACGTGCCCGATCTCGCCGGCGTTCGAGCTGCGCCCCCGGTAGACCGTCCCGTCGACGACGATCCCGGCGCCGATGCCCGTGCCCATGTAGAGCGTCGCGCACGCCGCCCCGGTGGCGACGCCGCCCGACCAGTACTCGCCGACCGCGGCGGCGGTGGCGTCGTTGTCGAGTAGGACCGGCAGGCCGGTCGCGTCCTCGATGGCGGCGGCGAGGGGGAACTCGGCCCAGTGCTGCATCACGGGCGGGGTGAGCGTCATGCCGGTCGACGTGGAGATCGGCCCGGGCGAGACGACGCCCACGCCGAGCACGACGGCGGGCTCGATGCCGATCCGCGTCATCGTCGTGGCGATCTCGGCGGCGATGCGCGCGACGACGTCGCGCGGGTCGTCCGCACCGGCGCCCGGCCGGCGCCAGCGGGCGACGACGGCGCCGCCGAGGTTGGCGATCACGTAGGTGATGCCGGCGTGGTCGAGGTGCACGCCCACCGCGTACCGCGCGTACGGGTCGAGCTGCAGGAGCATGCGCGGCTTCCCGCCGGTCGACTCCGCGCGTCCGGCCTCGACGACGAGGCCCTCGTCGATGAGGCGGCGGACGACCGTGGAGACCGTGGCCGCGGTGAGGCCGGTCGCACGGGTGAGCTCGACGCGGCTGATGGTGCCGGCGGCGCGGATCACGTCGAGGATCGCCGCCCGGCTGCTGGCATGGGCAGCGCCGAGGCCCGGCTGCGCACCGTTCACGCGTCCTCCCGTCCTGGTGGCGCCGTCGCGAGGTCTCACGGGCGGCTCCTCACGATACGGACCGGGGCGACGGACGGGCACGACGCTCACCCGTTGACTTACTTTGTTCAGCGGCCTAAGAATCTACCACGGCGCGCGGACGGGCCCTCGAGGTCCTCCCGCACCTGCCGTCGGCACACCGAGGTGCCGGCCACGACGAGAGGATCAACGATGTTCCTTCCCCAGCGACGTGCGCGCGTCGCCGCGGCGTCCGCGGCACTCACGGTCCTCGCCCTGACGGCCGCGTGCTCCGGCGGCGGCTCGGGCTCGGGCCAGCAGGCCGCCGACGGCGAGCCGTCCGGCGAGATCACCGTCCTCACCTGGCGCACCGACCTGGTGGAGGACGGCACGTTCGACGAGTACGTCGAGCAGTTCACGGAGAAGTACCCGGACGTCACCGACGTGACCGTCGAGGCCCTCACCGACTACGAGGGCGAGGTCAAGACGCGCATGAACACCGACGAGTACGGCGACGTCCTCGCCATCCCCGGCTCCGTGACGCCCGACCAGTACGAGCAGTTCTTCGAGCCGCTCGGCAGCCAGGAGGAGATGGCGGAGAGGTACAGCTGGATCAACGACAAGTCCTACGAGGGCCAGTCGTACGGCATCCCCGTCGTCGGCAACGTGCAGGGCGTCGTCTACAACAAGCGCGTCTGGGAGGAGGCCGGCGTCACCGACTTCCCCACCACGCCGGAGGAGTTCCTCGCCGACCTGCAGACGATCAAGGACGCGGGTGTCGCCGAGGTCGCGCCGCTGTACACGAACTACAAGGACGGCTGGCCGCTCTCGCAGTGGGACGGCTGGCTCGGCGCCGTGACGGCGGACCCCGACTGGAAGAACGCGATGGTCGAGTCCGACGAGCCGTGGGCCGAGGGCACCGACTACGGCGTGGTGGACGGCACGATCTACGACGCGGTCGCGCAGGACCTGGTCGAGGCCGACCCGACGACCACGAACTGGGAGGAGTCCAAGCGGCTGCTCGGCACGGGCCAGGTCGCGACCATGGTCCTCGGCTCGTGGGCGATCCCGCAGATGCAGGCCGCGGCGGAGGAGGCCGGTGCGAGCGCCGACGACATCGCCTACATGCCGGTCCCCGTCCAGGTCGACGGGAAGTTCCACGCGGTCGCCGGCGGCGACTACAACCTCGGGATCAACGTCAACTCCGACAACAAGGTCACCGCGCGCGCCTGGATCGACTGGTTCAACGAGGAGTCCGGCTACTCGGAGTCGCAGGTGGGCCTGTCCCCGCTGAAGGGCGGCCCCGTCCCCGCGGCGTTGCAGGGCTTCATGGAGCAGGTCGAGCTGATCACGCTCAACCCGGCGCCCGAGGGCGAGGAGTCCCTCTTCGCGGACATCGACACCGCCTCCGGCATCGTCACGACCGACCCGAAGTTCCGCCAGGCGACGATCGACGCGGCCCGCTCGGGCGCGAAGACGAAGCAGCAGATCTTCGACGAGCTCAACACGGCGTGGGCCGAGGGCCGCGCCGAGGTCGGCGACTGAGGTCCACGCCATGACCACCGCTCCGTCGAGCCTGCAGGCCTCGACCACGGCGGCCACGGCGGCGGACGGCGTGGCCCGTACCGCCCGGCGCAGGCCGGGCGGTACGGGCGGCGCCCCCACCTGGTCGCGCCGGCTGACCCCCTACCTGTTCCTGCTGGTCCCGCTCGCCCTGCTCGTGCTGCTCACGTACGTGCCGGTGGCGAACATGTTCTGGTACTCGGTGACCGACTGGGACGGCCTCGACAAGGTCAAGAACTTCGTCGGCCCGGAGAACTACGTCGAGGTCTTCACCGACCCGGACAACGTGCGGGTCTTCTGGGTGTCCCTCTACTACTTCGGCGCGTCGTTCGTGCAGATGGCGCTCGCGCTGTACTTCGCGACGATCCTGTCCTTCAAGGTCCGCGCGAAGAACCTGTGGAAGGGCATCCTGTTCTTCCCCTACCTCATCAACGGCGTCGCGATCGGCCTCATCTTCCTCAACTTCCTCAAGCCCGGCGGCGGCCTGGACACCGTCCTGCTGACGGCAGGGCTGGAGAGCCTGGTGCAGCAGTGGACCGGCGACCCGGACGTCGCGAACTACTCGCTCGCGGCCGTGTCCGTGTGGCGCTACATGGGGCTGAACTTCGTCATGTTCCTCGGGGCGATCTCGTCCATCAGCAGCGAGATCTACGAGGCCGCCGAGATCGACGGCGCGACCCGGTGGCACCAGTTCTGGCACATCATCCTGCCGTCGATCCGCCCGATCCTCGGGCTGTCGTTCATCCTCGCGATCTCCGGCGCCCTGTCGGTCTTCGAGATCCCGTTCGTCATGACCAACGGCGGCAACGGCACCGAGACGTTCGTCATCCGCACGATCTGGATGGCGTTCAACCGCAACACCGTGGGGCTGGCGTCGGCGATGGCCGTCGTGCTGCTCGTGATCGTCCTGCTGGTGACGTGGCTGCAGCGCCGCCTGGTGCCCGAGCGAGAGGTGGACCTGACATGACGCGCGCGATCACCGGGACGCTGAAGTACGCCTCGCTGGTCGTGGCGTCCGTCGTGACGCTGCTGCCCCTCGGGCTGATCCTGTTCGGCTCCTTCAAGACGGGGCAGGAGTTCCTCGCGACCAACCCGTTCGCGCTGCCGCAGAGCTGGACGCTCGACAACTACGTCACCGCGTTCACGCGCGGCGGGATGGCGCTCGGGTTCCTCAACACCGTGCTCGTCTTCGCCGCGGCGATCGCGGGCACGATCCTCGTCGGCGCCGCCACCGCGTACGCGATCGACCGGTTCCGGTTCGTCGGTCGCGGCGCGGTGCTCAACCTGTTCCTGCTCGCGACGCTCGTGCCCGGTGTCACCACGCAGGTCGCCACGTTCCAGATCATCAACGGGCTCGGCCTGTACAACACCCGCTGGGCGCTGGTCCTGCTCTTCATGGGCACTGACATCATCTCGGTGTACATCTTCCTGCAGTTCATGCGGGCCATCCCGCGCTCGCTCGACGAGGCGGCGATGATCGAGGGCGCAGGTCACCTGCGGATCTTCTTCCAGATCATCCTGCCCAACCTCAAGCCGGCGATCGCCACCGTGGTGATCATCAAGGGCATCGGCATCTACAACGAGTTCTTCCTGCCGTTCCTGTACCTGCCGGACCCGGACCTGCGGCCGATCTCGACGGCCCTGTTCGCCTTCAAGGGGCCGTACGGGTCGGAATGGCACGTCATCTCGGCGGGCGTGATCATCACGATCGTGCCGATCCTGGTGCTGTTCCTGTTCCTGCAGCGCTACATCTACAACGGGTTCACGTCCGGCGCGACGAAGTGACCCCGCTCCCCCGCCGCTGACGACGGCGCCCGGCACGGCCGCCCGCACGGCCCGCCCGTCGCACGACCGCCCCGTCGCACGACCGCCCCGTCGTACGACCGCCCGTCGTCGCACGACCACGCAGCGCGAGCGCGCCTCGCGGTCCGCCCCGCGCCGTCCGCCCCACCACGAGGAGACCCGTGAACCGCACCGACCTGCACGACGGCTGGACGCTCACCGCGACCGGTGGTGAGGTCCCCCCGACCTCGCCGACCGGCTGCACGGCGGGCTGCGGGTCCGCGTCCCCGGCACGTCGCACACGCACCTGCTCGACGCCGGGCTCGTCGACGACCCGTACGTCGACGACAACGAGCGCCGGCTCGCGTGGATGCGGCACGTCGACTGGGCGTACGAGCGCGAGCTCGTCCTCGACCTGCCGGCCGCCGACGAGCGGGTCGACCTCGTGCTGGAGGGCGTGGACACGGTCGGCACCGTGCTGCTCGACGGTGAGGAGGTGCTCCGCACGCGCAACATGCACCGCTCGTACCGGGTCGACCTGCGCGACCGCGTGCGACCGGCGACGCAGCGGCTGCGCGTCGAGGTCGCGTCGGCCCTCGCGCACGCCGAGTCGGAGGCGGCCCGGCTCGGGCCGCGGCCGCTCGCCTACCCGCAGCCGTTCAACATGGTGCGCAAGATGGCGTGCTCCTTCGGCTGGGACTGGGGGCCGGACCTGCAGACCGCGGGGCTCTGGCGACCGGTGCGCGTCGAGCGCTGGCGCACCGCCCGGCTCGCCGGCGTGCGTCCGCTCGTCACCGTGGACCCCGACGGGACCGGCGTCGTGACGCTGCACGTCGACGTCGAGCGGTCCGGCCTGCCCGGTGGCGACGTCCCGCTCGTCGTGCGCGCCGCCGTCGCGGGCGTCGACGCCGTCGCACGGGTCGACGCGGGCGCCACCGGCGCCGTGCTGCGGCTGGAGGTGCCGCACGTCCCGCTGTGGTGGCCGGTCGGCCACGGAGCGCAGCCGCTGCACGCGCTCACGGTCGAGCTGCGCGCCGCCGACCTCGGCGCACCGGCCGCCGCCCGCGGCACCGGCCCCGCGC includes these proteins:
- a CDS encoding alpha-1,4-glucan--maltose-1-phosphate maltosyltransferase — protein: MPVGRIPVVDVSPVAEEGRFPAKAVVGEAVVVRATVFREGHDAVGATAVLTRPDGTDHSWARMVDVAPGLDRFEARLVPDAEGDWTFRVEGWSDPYGTWSHDAAIKVEAGVDVELMLTEGARVLRRAADRAGDDAMPQADARTLLDAVAALEDTGRPPAARLAAALAPEVRAALARTPLRDLVTSSRAYPLTVHRPLALAGAWYEMFPRSHGATYDEATGEWRSGTLRTAAEELPRIASMGFDVVYLTPIHPIGTAHRKGRNNALTAEPGDPGSPYAIGSPDGGHDAIEPSLGTFEDFDAFVARARGLGMEVALDLALQASPDHPWVREHPEWFTTRADGSIAYAENPPKKYQDIYPLNFDNDPEGIYAEIRRVVQVWIDHGVTLFRVDNPHTKPLSFWQRLLADVHRDHPEVIWLSEAFTRPAMMLTLAKIGFHQSYTYFTWRNTKAELEEYLAEVGGEQGAWMRPSFWPTTHDILPPYLQATGTTGFAVRAVLAALGSPTWGVYSGYELVENVPRPGVEEQIDNEKYEFRPRDWSRGDDLGIALLIGRLNEIRRAHPALQQLRDVRVHPTTDDALVCFSRHLDAAHSPTGRADTVVVVVNLDTWNAREGVVELDLAAFGLPTDRAVVAHDVLSQETYAWTSHPYVRLDPSVRVAHVVHLQHPGEVA
- a CDS encoding carbohydrate ABC transporter permease gives rise to the protein MTTAPSSLQASTTAATAADGVARTARRRPGGTGGAPTWSRRLTPYLFLLVPLALLVLLTYVPVANMFWYSVTDWDGLDKVKNFVGPENYVEVFTDPDNVRVFWVSLYYFGASFVQMALALYFATILSFKVRAKNLWKGILFFPYLINGVAIGLIFLNFLKPGGGLDTVLLTAGLESLVQQWTGDPDVANYSLAAVSVWRYMGLNFVMFLGAISSISSEIYEAAEIDGATRWHQFWHIILPSIRPILGLSFILAISGALSVFEIPFVMTNGGNGTETFVIRTIWMAFNRNTVGLASAMAVVLLVIVLLVTWLQRRLVPEREVDLT
- the treS gene encoding maltose alpha-D-glucosyltransferase; its protein translation is MALRGLPERRQPAVPEPAGRDGRDDDPDWYRTAVFYEVMLRTFSDSSGHGSGDLQGLVQRLDYLQWLGVDCLWLPPFYPSPMRDGGYDVSDYTAVAPQYGTIDDFRTLVQEVHRRGMRIVVDLVMNHTSDQHPWFQASRSDPEGPYGDFYVWSDDNTRYQDARIIFVDTETSNWTFDPVRRQYFWHRFFSHQPDLNFENPRVVEAMFDVARFWLNLGVDGFRLDAVPYLFEAEGTNCENLPETHRFLADLRRMIDTEFPGRIMLAEANQWPEDVVHYYGTEEAPECHMCFHFPVMPRIFYALRDQRATQIVDILADTPPIPTSGGQWSTFLRNHDELTLEMVSTEERASMYGWYAPDSRMRANVGIRRRLAPLLDNSRKEIELAHALLLSLPGSPCLYYGDEIGMGDNIWLPDRDAVRTPMQWTPDRNAGFSVADPGKLYLPVVQSLVYHYGNINVESQLAQPTSLLHWVHGMLAVRRRHRALGLGSFQIVPSENDAVLTFLRRTQEQTMLVVANLAATARATTVSLPEHAGWHLRDVFGGAAFPDVRPDGTATFTLGSRDFYWLELTAP
- a CDS encoding ROK family transcriptional regulator, with protein sequence MNGAQPGLGAAHASSRAAILDVIRAAGTISRVELTRATGLTAATVSTVVRRLIDEGLVVEAGRAESTGGKPRMLLQLDPYARYAVGVHLDHAGITYVIANLGGAVVARWRRPGAGADDPRDVVARIAAEIATTMTRIGIEPAVVLGVGVVSPGPISTSTGMTLTPPVMQHWAEFPLAAAIEDATGLPVLLDNDATAAAVGEYWSGGVATGAACATLYMGTGIGAGIVVDGTVYRGRSSNAGEIGHVCVALDGPECWCGSRGCVEAFAGPAAVVAQATAAGVALPGRGVSEDFAALARAAARGEAEPMRLLRASAEYLGVAAQTLANVLDLDLVVLTGPSFALAGSLYLPAVQERLARGFFARGAHPVRVTISTHASEAAAVGGAALVLQSELAPRQVGTRMVVETLTDLPTGA
- a CDS encoding phosphotransferase, with translation MILDARRPDAHDDAVVALLRDWLPERRWYPVKGAEAELTCVATVDLADDVRVLLVRARAGSVDVVLQVPVVLVPGAAGGPASVVGALGDSTVLDGAGHPSFLAAWLAHADGPGADVDVTAARVVTGEQSNTSVVLPDRATGAPLGILKVLRTVAAGENPDIDVPRRLTEQGWDGVPEPLAWAQVRWTTADGGPAVGYLGVMSAFVPGAEDGFELACAWAREGRPFGEAARELGEVVAGMHAALAEAFGTTDDAAGPATVAGALTTRLAWATAAVPRVAERADAVRAVAAQVAALPTAPPRQRVHGDLHLGQVLRSRGRWFVIDFEGEPLAPLAERTRPDLALRDVAGVLRSFDYAAAVGGLTGPPAQAWTADARDGFLAGYAAAAPSGVDDATRALLLRALELDKTLYEVVYEARNRPTWAPIPEAGLDRLLP
- a CDS encoding ABC transporter substrate-binding protein, translated to MFLPQRRARVAAASAALTVLALTAACSGGGSGSGQQAADGEPSGEITVLTWRTDLVEDGTFDEYVEQFTEKYPDVTDVTVEALTDYEGEVKTRMNTDEYGDVLAIPGSVTPDQYEQFFEPLGSQEEMAERYSWINDKSYEGQSYGIPVVGNVQGVVYNKRVWEEAGVTDFPTTPEEFLADLQTIKDAGVAEVAPLYTNYKDGWPLSQWDGWLGAVTADPDWKNAMVESDEPWAEGTDYGVVDGTIYDAVAQDLVEADPTTTNWEESKRLLGTGQVATMVLGSWAIPQMQAAAEEAGASADDIAYMPVPVQVDGKFHAVAGGDYNLGINVNSDNKVTARAWIDWFNEESGYSESQVGLSPLKGGPVPAALQGFMEQVELITLNPAPEGEESLFADIDTASGIVTTDPKFRQATIDAARSGAKTKQQIFDELNTAWAEGRAEVGD
- a CDS encoding carbohydrate ABC transporter permease, producing MTRAITGTLKYASLVVASVVTLLPLGLILFGSFKTGQEFLATNPFALPQSWTLDNYVTAFTRGGMALGFLNTVLVFAAAIAGTILVGAATAYAIDRFRFVGRGAVLNLFLLATLVPGVTTQVATFQIINGLGLYNTRWALVLLFMGTDIISVYIFLQFMRAIPRSLDEAAMIEGAGHLRIFFQIILPNLKPAIATVVIIKGIGIYNEFFLPFLYLPDPDLRPISTALFAFKGPYGSEWHVISAGVIITIVPILVLFLFLQRYIYNGFTSGATK